A genome region from Eremothecium gossypii ATCC 10895 chromosome VII, complete sequence includes the following:
- the LOA1 gene encoding lysophosphatidic acid acyltransferase LOA1 (Syntenic homolog of Saccharomyces cerevisiae YPR139C (VPS66)), which produces MEKYSEWMDKGTGIKPFIPVSATNRSNVALGIWILKAVLLLPLVLIWAVLRAVGLGTPLGRWLLQLLVGFEYQVSVDGVKKRDLSTRHLPQRGRVYLANFASPLDGLAAAVVSAVPVLLLVPRGDTLYQFSPWQLGWFALSGALDIPAGQPKLDAAAAASSGCALFVFAEGTTSAGRGILPFELGDPVLAQLSHDADGIYTASFRLSQSDLATPVPTGLWAYLGRLATRGVQYHCRIQGPFSKGTTSELRQALAKGEGFMLLGKNLDLKAKRGFLQTWQPSTGR; this is translated from the coding sequence ATGGAGAAGTACAGTGAGTGGATGGACAAGGGCACCGGGATCAAACCGTTTATTCCCGTTTCAGCGACGAACAGAAGCAATGTCGCGCTTGGCATATGGATCTTGAAGgccgtcctcctcctgccTCTAGTACTCATCTGGGCAGTCCTGCGCGCCGTGGGACTGGGCACGCCGCTGGGCCGCTGGCTGCTACAGTTACTAGTGGGCTTCGAGTACCAGGTGTCGGTGGATGGCGTAAAGAAGCGTGACCTGTCCACCAGACATCTGCCACAACGTGGCCGAGTGTACCTGGCGAACTTCGCATCCCCACTGGATGGCCTTGCGGCCGCTGTAGTCTCTGCGGTGCCCGTGTTGCTGCTGGTGCCGCGCGGCGACACGCTGTACCAATTCAGCCCCTGGCAGCTGGGTTGGTTCGCATTGAGCGGCGCGCTGGACATCCCCGCCGGCCAGCCGAAGCTcgacgcggcggcggcggccagctCGGGCTGCGCCCTGTTTGTGTTTGCGGAGGGCACCACCTCGGCCGGGCGCGGCATCCTGCCCTTCGAGCTGGGGGACCCCGTGCTGGCACAGCTCTCGCACGACGCGGACGGCATCTACACGGCGAGCTTCCGCCTGTCGCAGTCTGACCTGGCAACGCCAGTTCCCACAGGACTATGGGCATATCTTGGGCGTCTCGCTACTCGCGGCGTGCAGTACCACTGCCGCATCCAGGGCCCGTTCTCGAAAGGCACTACTAGCGAGCTGCGCCAAGCGCTCGCGAAGGGCGAGGGATTCATGTTGCTGGGCAAGAATCTCGATCTGAAGGCGAAGCGCGGCTTCCTACAAACGTGGCAGCCATCTACAGGGCGTTAA
- a CDS encoding sphinganine kinase LCB4 (Syntenic homolog of Saccharomyces cerevisiae YLR260W (LCB5) and YOR171C (LCB4)) — MLGLYKYTKSYSRAILGSAGVVVKEQGSGNSAQAAEGALDDSDSQSSAMLETASLISCVTCLSDNMDSHSTDPLLLQSNTVIPYAKILNARLALEAPAEGGADDSFTEGARSVQDAEISSKPGSSSSRARAEGGMKSGGVLVDIVFAKPRRNDLVPKTVTLFVEYSSDDFYGGGEADVVEEILRRSYMNTKRNKSILVIINPYGGKGKAHKLYVTKAKPILVASDCQIDVVETKYSSHAAEIAATMDINKYDVIACASGDGIPHEVLNGLFTRPDRVAAFNKLAITQLPCGSGNAMSISCHGTSNPSYASLSLVKATEARVDLMCCTQPSYASSPRVSFLSQTYGVIAESDINTEFMRWIGPARFELGVTLNIFQRRKYPCQLYVKYAAKTKNELREHFTLHKARITQSFRSELMDSGSHLADLPSTDSDLIDDSCFHLKWSLDEPVPQDWEEIDTSLTDNLGIFYVGKMPYIAPDTKFFPAALHDDGAMDMVITDARTPLTRIAPILLSLDKGSHVLQPEVEHSKIEAYRLIPKLKSSIISVDGENFPFEPIQVEVLPRLAKTLLKNGCYVETEFEAL; from the coding sequence ATGCTTGGCCTGTACAAGTACACGAAGTCCTACTCACGGGCGATATTGGGCAGTGCTGGAGTTGTAGTCAAGGAGCAGGGATCGGGAAACTCGGCCCAGGCGGCGGAGGGCGCGCTGGATGATTCAGACAGCCAAAGCAGTGCGATGCTTGAGACGGCGTCGTTGATCAGCTGTGTGACCTGCTTGAGCGACAACATGGATTCGCACAGCACGGatccgctgctgctgcagtcCAACACGGTGATTCCGTATGCGAAAATATTGAACGCACGGTTAGCACTAGAAGCTCCCGCTGAGGGTGGTGCAGATGACTCGTTCACGGAGGGAGCGAGGTCCGTGCAGGACGCAGAGATCAGCTCCAAACCGGGAAGCTCCAGCTCAAGGGCGCGTGCAGAAGGCGGCATGAAGAGCGGAGGGGTGCTGGTGGATATCGTTTTTGCGAAACCAAGAAGGAACGACCTTGTCCCCAAAACAGTGACGCTATTTGTTGAGTACTCGTCGGACGACTTCTatggcggcggcgaggcCGACGTGGTAGAAGAGATATTGCGTAGGAGCTACATGAATACGAAGCGTAACAAAAGCATTCTCGTCATCATCAACCCATACGGTGGGAAGGGTAAAGCGCATAAGCTATATGTCACAAAAGCGAAGCCAATACTTGTGGCTAGTGATTGTCAAATTGACGTAGTGGAAACCAAGTACTCCTCGCATGCCGCTGAGATTGCCGCCACTATGGATATCAACAAGTACGACGTCATAGCGTGTGCATCTGGCGACGGTATTCCACATGAGGTACTCAATGGACTATTTACACGTCCGGACCGCGTCGCAGCCTTCAACAAGCTTGCTATCACGCAGCTCCCATGCGGTTCTGGGAATGCCATGAGTATCTCTTGTCATGGGACAAGCAATCCGTCATACGCGTCCTTGTCTTTGGTAAAGGCAACAGAAGCACGAGTTGACCTTATGTGCTGCACGCAGCCCTCGTACGCAAGCTCGCCCAGAGTCTCGTTTCTCAGTCAAACATATGGTGTGATTGCGGAATCAGACATAAATACAGAGTTCATGAGATGGATAGGACCGGCAAGGTTTGAACTCGGTGTGACCTTGAACATATTTCAAAGACGGAAGTACCCATGTCAACTGTATGTTAAGTACGCCGCAAAGACCAAGAACGAGTTGCGGGAGCATTTTACACTCCATAAGGCTCGCATTACGCAGAGCTTTAGATCAGAGCTTATGGACTCCGGATCACATTTGGCTGATCTGCCATCTACTGACAGCGATCTCATTGACGATTCGTGCTTTCATTTGAAGTGGTCTTTAGATGAGCCCGTCCCCCAAGATTGGGAAGAGATTGATACAAGTTTGACCGACAATTTGGGCATCTTCTATGTTGGGAAGATGCCATACATAGCACCGGATACTAAGTTCTTCCCTGCGGCGCTCCACGACGATGGTGCTATGGACATGGTTATCACCGATGCGCGCACGCCACTAACTAGAATTGCCCCGATCTTGCTCTCATTGGATAAGGGTTCCCATGTGCTCCAACCAGAAGTGGAGCATTCCAAGATAGAGGCTTATAGATTGATACCAAAATTAAAAAGTAGCATCATATCTGTGGATGGTGAGAACTTTCCTTTCGAACCTATTCAGGTGGAAGTGTTACCTCGGTTGGCTAAAACTTTACTAAAAAATGGCTGCTATGTGGAAACCGAGTTCGAGGCCCTATGA
- the YPT6 gene encoding Rab family GTPase YPT6 (Syntenic homolog of Saccharomyces cerevisiae YLR262C (YPT6)): protein MNVNRTNKTLSKYKIVFLGEQGVGKTSLITRFMYDTFDDHYQATIGIDFLSKTVYLDDRTIRLQLWDTAGQERFRSLIPSYIRDSHVAIVVYDITNKKSFEYIDKWVEDVRNERGEENLILCIVGNKSDLVDERKVTVEEGENKAKLLNAKIFVETSTKAGFNVGALFKRIAKLLPEFQNGKGTSGLGNGDAEKDGAGTRQGVIDISVPVAKGGDSSCQC, encoded by the coding sequence ATGAACGTAAATCGGACCAACAAGACGCTTTCAAAGTATAAGATAGTGTTTCTTGGAGAGCAAGGTGTGGGAAAGACGTCACTTATTACTCGATTCATGTATGATACTTTCGATGACCATTACCAGGCGACAATAGGCATAGACTTTCTCTCGAAAACAGTATACTTGGATGACAGAACCATTAGGTTGCAACTATGGGATACAGCGGGACAGGAGCGGTTCAGGTCGTTAATTCCCTCGTATATTCGCGACTCGCACGTTGCGATTGTGGTCTATGACATTACAAACAAGAAGAGTTTTGAGTACATAGATAAATGGGTCGAGGACGTGCGTAATGAACGCGGGGAAGAGAACTTGATACTCTGTATTGTGGGAAACAAGAGCGACCTGGTGGATGAGCGCAAGGTAACTGTTGAGGAAGGTGAAAACAAGGCCAAGCTGTTGAACGCCAAGATATTCGTAGAAACATCGACCAAAGCTGGATTCAACGTAGGCGCATTATTCAAGCGCATTGCGAAACTTTTGCCGGAGTTTCAGAACGGGAAAGGCACATCTGGGCTGGGCAACGGTGATGCAGAAAAAGACGGTGCCGGCACACGGCAGGGCGTAATCGACATCTCCGTGCCAGTCGCAAAGGGCGGGGACTCCTCTTGCCAGTGCTAA
- the TMA7 gene encoding Tma7p (Syntenic homolog of Saccharomyces cerevisiae YLR262C-A (TMA7)) yields the protein MSSRQGGKLKPLKQKKKQNNDVDDEDAAYKAKMKADAAAKKEMMANIKSGKPLVGGGIKKSGKK from the coding sequence ATGTCCAGTCGCCAGGGTGGAAAGTTGAAGCCTCTcaagcagaagaagaagcagaaTAACGACGTCGATGACGAGGATGCCGCCTACAAGGCTAAGATGAAGGCTGACGCTGCTGCCAAGAAGGAAATGATGGCCAACATAAAGAGCGGCAAGCCTCTAGTGGGTGGTGGAATCAAGAAGTCGGGCAAGAAGTAA